The proteins below come from a single Papaver somniferum cultivar HN1 chromosome 11, ASM357369v1, whole genome shotgun sequence genomic window:
- the LOC113325393 gene encoding rust resistance kinase Lr10-like: MSTLKNKKAFISSVIFFIIILQHIITSSSTGAIGSSDACRNLSCGSQHYIQIRFPFRLKDQQPEHCGYPGFELFCTNNNETIIELPFSGKFLVKSINYKSQSLEIYDQNGCIPRRLIGFNISDTPFRTQQYGNYTFLNCSIEVANQISYNYKTISCLSSPSSTYRIFCLDSGDSLVGIPPAGNCKLLASSIAWPNEYPYYGGKIALTSLSISWDEPDCGSCEFAGGKCGYKNQNSSLPIGCFGIPPSSPSYHKPKGNSIAISLSIAGLFLFILSVLIIIIKMHKKTDKQEEENLLMIEQFLESYNALKPMRYSHADIKKITDKFKTKLGQGGYGSVFKGKLPNEIQVAVKILDNPGGSHNGEEFINEVGTIGRIHHLNVVRLLGFCVEGSMRALIYEFMPNSSLEKFIFSAGKADKKSNHLGWDKLQEIAMGIARGIEYLHQGCDQRILHFDIKPQNILLDHNFTPKISDFGLAKLCTEGDSFISVSMAAARGTMGYIAPEVFSRNFGAISYKSDIYSFGVLLLEMAIRRKNTEIKTETNGNQIYFPEWIYNRLSHGEELGTQVEAEDINIVKKLAMVAFWCIQWNPVDRPSMKAVLRMLEGKTGNLRMPPNPFASTSTTAISSSTNRMHDIELTVILKN, translated from the exons ATGAGTACCTTGAAGAACAAAAAGGCCTTCATATCATCAGTTATCTTCTTTATCATCATCCTTCAACACATAATAACAAGTAGCAGTACTGGTGCAATTGGAAGCAGCGATGCCTGTCGAAATTTATCATGTGGAAGCCAACATTAtatacaaattcggtttccatttCGCTTAAAAGATCAACAACCGGAACATTGTGGATACCCTGGATTTGAGTTATTCTGCACAAACAACAACGAAACAATAATTGAGCTGCCATTTTCAGGGAAATTTCTTGTGAAATCCATCAATTATAAGTCTCAGAGTCTGGAAATCTATGATCAAAATGGTTGCATCCCTCGAAGACTTATAGGTTTCAATATATCTGATACGCCATTTAGAACACAACAGTACGGAAACTATACCTTCTTAAACTGCTCGATAGAAGTGGCAAATCAAATAAGCTATAATTATAAAACCATAAGTTGTCTAAGTAGTCCTAGTTCGACGTACAGAATTTTTTGTCTCGATTCAGGCGATTCTCTTGTAGGGATTCCACCAGCGGGCAACTGCAAGTTATTAGCATCTTCAATTGCATGGCCAAATGAATATCCATATTATGGTGGTAAAATAGCACTAACCAGTCTAAGCATCAGCTGGGATGAACCCGACTGTGGGAGCTGTGAATTTGCTGGAGGTAAATGCGGATACAAAAATCAAAACTCTAGCCTTCCTATTGGATGCTTTGGAATTCCGCCTTCTTCGCCATCTTACCACAAACCCAAAG GAAACAGTATTGCAATAAGTCTGAGCATAGCAGGACTATTTCTTTTCATATTATCCGTGCTGATAATAATAATCAAGATGCACAAGAAAACAGATaagcaagaagaagaaaatttattGATGATTGAACAGTTTTTGGAGAGTTACAATGCTCTCAAGCCCATGCGATACAGTCATGCTGATATAAAGAAGATTACAGATAAGTTTAAGACCAAATTAGGACAAGGAGGGTACGGGAGTGTTTTCAAAGGAAAGTTGCCAAATGAGATTCAAGTAGCGGTTAAGATTCTTGATAACCCAGGAGGAAGCCATAATGGAGAAGAATTTATCAATGAAGTTGGCACTATTGGTAGAATCCATCATCTAAATGTTGTGCGCCTCTTGGGATTCTGCGTGGAAGGATCCATGAGGGCTCTTATTTACGAATTTATGCCAAATAGTTCGCTAGAGAAGTTCATTTTCTCAGCTGGGAAAGCagataaaaaatcaaaccatctGGGTTGGGACAAGCTTCAAGAAATTGCTATGGGTATAGCTCGTGGTATAGAATATCTTCATCAAGGTTGTGATCAGCGTATTCTTCATTTCGATATTAAACCTCAAAACATCTTATTAGACCACAACTTCACTCCAAAGATCTCCGACTTCGGTTTGGCAAAGTTGTGCACTGAAGGAGATAGCTTTATCAGTGTATCTATGGCCGCCGCTAGAGGAACCATGGGTTACATTGCACCTGAGGTTTTCTCTAGGAACTTTGGAGCCATATCGTACAAGTCAGATATTTATAGTTTCGGTGTATTGTTACTTGAAATGGCTATAAGAAGGAAGAATACCGAAATTAAGACGGAAAcaaatggtaatcaaatataCTTCCCAGAGTGGATATATAACCGTTTGAGTCATGGGGAAGAGTTGGGAACTCAAGTTGAAGCAGAAGATATAAACATAGTAAAGAAATTAGCAATGGTGGCATTCTGGTGTATTCAATGGAACCCTGTCGACCGCCCTTCCATGAAAGCAGTCCTTCGTATGCTTGAAGGGAAGACTGGAAATTTGCGTATGCCACCTAACCCTTTCGCCTCAACATCTACTACTGCAATTTCAAGCTCTACAAATCGTATGCATGACATAGAATTGACAGTTATTTTAAAAAATTAA
- the LOC113325394 gene encoding rust resistance kinase Lr10-like, which produces MISYTANNSFFTKMNTSFIIPFLLYFVVLFLFIPSSGSFSSSSTVFSCGALNIKCPFTLEGRPRNCPNGCSSRFGRLMKPLSCGYSPAERILSCENNRTVLNYFSKKFYVIDINYEYQNIRLIDLGLERDNCSSMPQHSLPDSHFRNYSEISYRSKAVVYMNCLMNTSDFTRYINASPCIKSSFNMFTYVVVNPLVSDFKESCNSFFTSWMSTDRDTFGSYLDVHNEMMNGFQVSWYYKYKQPGFLYYVKYNILEYGRLILTIGGSILLGRSILGTLCVLSILIYMVRRRNRAMNGDIEDFLNTYGDQMPMRYSYNDVKIMTSNFKEKLGQGGYGSVYKGFLRNNRAVAIKILSSSKGNGQDFVNEVATIGRIHHVNVVQLIGFVAERSKRALVYELMPNGSLDKYIFPQEGKISNLLSWEKSYEIALGAARGIEYLHGGCDMRILHFDIKPHNILLDENYNPKVSDFGLARLYSLDDSVISLTMARGTIGYMAPELFYRSIGGVSYKSDVYSFGMLLMEIVGGRKNLNPSVENSSQVYFPSWIYNQLNQGEDIEIEDATKEENEIAKKLIIVALWCIQLKPIDRPSMTKVVEMLEGESRLLQIPHKPFSITYLHEEHESDTSTTGMTPSTTLTY; this is translated from the exons ATGATATCATATACCGCTAACAATAGTTTCTTCACAAAAATGAATACTAGCTTCATCATCCCTTTTCTGCTATATTTTGTTGTTCTCTTCTTATTTATTCCTAGTAGTGGTAgtttttcatcatcatcaacagtttTCTCTTGTGGAGCTCTGAACATCAAGTGTCCTTTTACCTTAGAAGGCCGTCCTCGAAACTGCCCAAATGGTTGCAGCAGTCGATTCGGGAGATTGATGAAACCACTATCTTGTGGATATAGTCCAGCCGAGAGAATCCTCTCTTGTGAAAACAATAGAACTGTTCTGAATTATTTTTCAAAAAAGTTCTATGTAATTGACATTAACTATGAATATCAAAACATTCGATTAATTGATCTAGGTCTGGAAAGAGATAATTGTTCTTCAATGCCCCAACATTCACTACCTGATAGTCATTTCCGGAATTATTCAGAAATATCGTATCGGTCAAAGGCAGTAGTATACATGAATTGTTTGATGAATACAAGCGACTTTACACGTTACATAAACGCTTCACCTTGTATTAAGTCATCGTTTAACATGTTCACATATGTGGTCGTGAATCCTCTTGTTTCAGATTTTAAGGAGTCATGTAACAGTTTTTTTACTTCTTGGATGTCTACTGATAGGGATACCTTTGGTTCGTACTTGGATGTTCATAACGAAATGATGAATGGCTTTCAGGTCTCTTGGTACTACAAATACAAACAACCAG GTTTTCTGTATTATGTCAAATATAACATCCTTG AATACGGCAGACTGATACTTACTATTGGAG GTTCAATTTTGCTTGGAAGAAGTATACTTGGGACACTATGTGTGCTTTCTATTTTAATTTATATGGTAagaagaagaaaccgagccaTGAATGGAGATATAGAAGACTTCTTAAACACCTATGGAGACCAAATGCCTATGAGGTATTCCTATAACGATGTCAAAATAATGACTAGCAATTTCAAAGAAAAATTAGGCCAGGGAGGGTATGGATCAGTATACAAAGGATTTCTTCGTAACAATCGTGCTGTTGCAATTAAGATTCTTAGCTCATCAAAAGGAAACGGGCAAGATTTCGTCAATGAAGTAGCTACTATAGGAAGGATACATCACGTAAATGTGGTACAACTCATTGGATTTGTAGCCGAACGTTCGAAAAGAGCTCTTGTGTATGAACTCATGCCAAACGGATCTCTCGACAAATACATATTTCCTCAAGAAGGAAAAATTAGTAACCTTCTTAGTTGGGAGAAATCTTATGAAATTGCTTTAGGGGCAGCTCGTGGTATTGAATATTTACACGGAGGCTGTGATATGAGAATACTACATTTTGATATCAAACCACATAATATTCTACTTGATGAGAATTATAATCCTAAAGTTTCAGATTTTGGGCTAGCCAGGTTATACTCGTTGGATGATAGTGTCATTTCATTAACAATGGCTAGAGGAACTATTGGATACATGGCTCCGGAATTATTCTACAGAAGTATCGGTGGTGTCTCGTACAAGTCAGATGTCTACAGTTTTGGGATGTTGCTAATGGAAATAGTAGGGGGAAGAAAAAACTTGAACCCTTCAGTAGAGAATTCAAGCCAAGTATATTTTCCATCCTGGATTTACAACCAATTGAACCAAGGAGAAGATATCGAAATTGAAGATGCTaccaaagaagaaaatgaaatagcAAAGAAACTAATCATAGTTGCACTATGGTGTATTCAGCTGAAGCCTATCGATCGCCCTTCCATGACCAAAGTTGTAGAAATGCTAGAAGGAGAGTCAAGACTACTGCAAATCCCACATAAACCATTCTCCATTACATATCTCCACGAGGAACATGAAAGTGACACAAGTACAACTGGAATGACACCT